The proteins below come from a single Cottoperca gobio chromosome 11, fCotGob3.1, whole genome shotgun sequence genomic window:
- the LOC115016036 gene encoding LOW QUALITY PROTEIN: uncharacterized protein LOC115016036 (The sequence of the model RefSeq protein was modified relative to this genomic sequence to represent the inferred CDS: deleted 1 base in 1 codon), with the protein MWQHRSLKEDPLRSDVRFSLPALSTSKNLLSSRPQLHSNKVLKLGEETICSLGEDISRIPSATRSTMRHLNSRHIEVSQWQSQISESIGRVDREITAVEQVKDAAECCLQEKQLYSQLMRDCVAISNSLSSAGQRQGRVLTELKKEEQLNEEIRELLQKQICILLDKLSSLKVIHTQLLTDFRDKSEAIKLTTRCIALDVNSPSSQLPTGQYKPNYVSYKEWLSHCRNLRLSAENLIKDSSSFRGNLRFTLVNLKNAHERQHRITDDAMRKKFNKLARVQDTLIWERQRTRDEISDLTKDIQKVSVQISNCTSKLHQATHRLDILHQRPRRELCLDQPLFSVRLEKHDLEIMAAGLRPILKRSQQDLEVTCRRLIILDNKLANNVCTMELEQKCQNLHHSFLPALDTTVILTNKPRFHTGRSSALSYLQ; encoded by the exons atgtG GCAACATCGTTCACTGAAAGAGGACCCGTTGAGGTCGGACGTCAGATTCTCTCTGCCTGCCCTGTCCACCAGCAAAAACCTGTTGAGCAGCAGACCACAGCTTCACAGCAACAAAGTGCTGAAGCTTGGCGAGGAAACCATCTGTTCCCTGGGTGAAGATATTTCACGG ATCCCCTCTGCCACTCGAAGCACAATGAGGCATCTCAACTCTCGGCATATTGAAGTCAGCCAGTGGCAATCCCAGATATCTGAGAGCATCGGCCGAGTGGATCGGGAAATCACTGCAGTGGAGCAG GTGAAAGACGCTGCTGAGTGCTGCCTCCAGGAGAAGCAGCTGTACAGTCAGCTCATGAGAGACTGTGTGGCCATCAGTAACAGTTTGAGCTCCGCAGGCCAGAGGCAGGGCCGTGTTCTCACTGAGCTGAAGAAGgaagagcagctgaacgaagagATCAGAGAACTGCTGCAGAAGCAGATCTGCATCCTGCTCGACAAACTAAG CTCCCTGAAAGTGATCCACACTCAGCTGCTGACAGATTTTCGGGACAAGAGTGAAGCCATTAAGCTCACCACCAGATGTATCGCCCTTGACGTCAACAGCCCAAGCTCCCAGCTCCCTACTGGTCAATACAAACCCAACTATGTGAGCTATAAAGAGTGGTTGTCCCACTGCAGGAACCTGAGGCTGTCGGCCGAAAACCTGATCAAGGACTCCTCTTCCTTCAGGGGAAACCTGCGTTTTACTCTGGTCAAT CTAAAAAATGCCCATGAGCGCCAGCACCGCATCACAGATGATGCCATGAGAAAGAAGTTCAATAAGCTGGCCAGGGTCCAGGATACACTGATCTGGGAGAGGCAGCGG ACAAGGGATGAGATTTCTGATCTGACAAAGGACATACAGAAAGTGTCAGTTCAGATCAGTAACTGTACCTCCAAGCTGCATCAGGCCACCCACCGCCTGGACATCCTCCACCAGAGGCCCAGACGTGAGCTCTGCCTGGACCAG cctctcTTCAGCGTCAGGCTGGAGAAACATGACCTGGAAATCATGGCAGCTGGACTT CGCCCCATACTGAAGCGGTCTCA GCAGGACCTTGAGGTCACATGCAGGCGCCTGATCATTCTGGATAACAAACTGGCCAACAATGTTTGTACCATGGAGTTGGAGCAGAAGTGCCAGAACCTGCACCATAGTTTCCTTCCTGCGCTCGACACCACTGTGATCCTCACCAACAAGCCCAGGTTCCACACGGGCCGCTCCAGCGCTCTCTCCTACTTACAGTAG
- the stmnd1 gene encoding stathmin domain-containing protein 1 — protein MKECKATRVNTQRKTHRGVIKPDIYDFQGRILRLCFEVNMGCCSSTNTAVRPLKPEGVKGDEDETGSKVDGRGDSAVSKGTTDSGVVMENRDIPVLPGAVPRRLPPLASECVTESDADRMTQNGLLQQESTLQERPKSSEILKELLNQGIIPVGAQSRERGSGAGEAYSIMLDHREVVRRRPPARLESLKAKKVQNLPSKEEIEEKIRLAEERRKLREDELKRRLRTKSARVRGPAPTSSTEEDEDAALTTVEPLQSPLTPEPLDPLPHSQIKREAAEGGEWVREAADDGREEIGSADKREGRTEKRGERGDNRGSGGDGEEEELTQVEELRKDQLLLTASGELESDSSFQHAEDKEEIFY, from the exons atgaaggaATGCAAGGCTACACGGGTCAATACACAGAGGAAAACACACCGAGGTGTAATTAAACCTGACATTTATGACTTTCAAGGACGTATTTTACGTCTTTGCTTTGAGGTGAATATGGGATGCTGCAGCTCCACGAACACCGCGGTCCGACCGTTGAAACCGGAAGGGGTGAAGGGAGACGAG GatgagacaggaagtaaagtcGATGGTCGTGGAGACTCGGCCGTGTCAAAGGGCACGACAGACAGCGGGGTGGTGATGGAGAACAGAGACATCCCTGTGTTACCTGGAGCGGTGCCCAGAAGACTCCCTCCTCTGGCATCTGAGTGTGTCACAGAAAGCGATGCGGACAGAATGACACAAAACG GCTTGCTGCAGCAGGAGAGCACACTGCAGGAGCGCCCAAAGTCCAGTGAGATCCTGAAGGAGCTGCTGAACCAAGGCATCATACCAGTGggagcacagagcagagagaggggcAGCGGGGCTGGAGAGGCCTACAGCATCATG ctGGATCACAGGGAGGTGGTCAGGCGAAGGCCGCCTGCCAGACTGGAGTCTCTGAAGGCCAAGAAGGTCCAAAATCTACCCAGCAAAGAAGAGATTGAGGAGAAGATAAGACTTGCTGAGGAGAGACGCaag ttaaGGGAAGACGAGCTCAAGAGGCGTTTGAGGACCAAGTCAGCCCGTGTTCGGGGCCCCGCTCCCACCTCTAGCacagaggaggacgaggacgcAGCTCTCACCACTGTGGAGCCGCTACAGTCACCTCTCACCCCGGAACCCCTCGATCCACTGCCTCACAGCCAGATCAAACGCGAGGCGGCTGAGGGCGGAGAGTGGGTGAGAGAGGCCGCAGATGACGGCAGAGAAGAAATAGGTAGCGCAGacaagagagaagggaggacagagaagagaggagagaggggagataaCAGAGGGTCCGGTGGTGacggggaagaggaggagttgACCCAGGTGGAGGAGCTCAGAAAGGATCAGCTTCTCCTCACAGCCTCTGGGGAGCTGGAGAGCGACTCTAGCTTTCAACATGcagaggacaaagaggagaTATTTTATTAA